GTCGCGGCCTTGCCACCGGCAGCAATGAGCTCGAGCGGCGCATTCGCCTCGAAGCGCGCGCCCTCGATGGCGATCTCGACGCGGCGATTGGCCGCGAGGCTGGCCGCGTCCTTGCCATTGTTGAGCGGCTGATCCGAACCGCGGCCTTCGACGTGCACGCGCGCGGCCGGAACGTTGAGTGACTGGGCCAGGTAGTCGGCGACCGCCTGGGCACGGGCTTCCGACAATGCGTAGTTGTCGGCGAACACCTTCTTGTTGCGGCCCGAGATCGGCTGCGAGTCGGCATGACCCACGGCGCGGATCGTGAGGTCGCGCGCCCCGCGCCAGGAATCGATCAACGCGCGCAGCGCCTGTTCGTCCGACGAAGCCAGTTCGGTCTTGAGAACGTCGAAACGCGGCGAGAAGCTGAACTGCGAGCGCCCGAAACGTGCCGCGCCGCGCGACAGCCGGGACTCGACCGGCGCGGTGCGCAGACCGGATTTGGCCGGAGAATCGAAGATCGCCAGCGCGCGCACGGTCATCACACCTCCGGCTTTCGCGTTCGAGCGCGTCTCGAATCGCACGGTGCGCAGCGAGCCGGCCGGCAGTTCGCCCAGTCGCACGGTGATCATGTTGCCATCGGCCTTCACGATCGCATCGCCGATACCCATCACCTGGTCTTTCGCGTCCGTGACCGCCGCACCATCAACCGACGCGCTGCCCGGAACGTATTCGAAGCCTTCGGGCAGCATGAACATCGCGCGCGTGTTTCCGACGGTGACTCCGTTCACGTGAACCACGGCCTGATGTGCCGCGAGGCCATCATCATCGGAATCCGCCACCAGCGCGGAGTTGAATTCGAACTGCACGTCGCCCTGCGGCGCCGCCTTCTGCCGCAGCACGAAATCGCTGCGCCACAACGTGCCCGGGTGCAGCTCGGCGAACTGCGAGTAGTCGCGCCCAGCGTGGTTCATGCGGTCCGTGCAAGGCGCGAGTTCCAGATAGTCGGGCAGCGTGAGCTGGTCGAGCTGCACGGTGTGTGTTCCCGGATCGAGGCCTTCGAAATGGAAGTGCCCGTTTTCGTCGGTCACGCCGTAGCGGCCGTCCTCGAGGTACACGCGCACGTTCGGCACGCCGTTGTCTTCACGACCGTCACGGTCGCAGGCGCCTTCGAATACCCGGCCGACGATGAATCCCTTCTGCGTGAACAATTCGTCGTTCATGCGCACCAGCACGCGCGCTTCGTTCGAGCGTACGTTGCCGGGCGCGAACGCCTGGGCGGTGTTGATCGCATCCCGGGCGCCGCGCATCGCAATGGTGAACTCGAGCACGTAGCGCAGTTCGATGGTCGCGCCGGGCTCGATGCGCGGCTGCGTGTAGGTGAAGGTGGCACCGTCGGCCGACAGCACCGGGTCCGCGATGGCCACGCCATCGAGCCGCAGCGAGCCCGGGCGATACCGCGCGCCGGACGGCAGATGATCGGCAACCTGCACGTTGACGAACGCGCCGCTCTCGCTGTTGTTCTTGAGCGAGAGCGTGTACTGCACGAAGTCGCCGGTGGTCGCGATCCGCTGGCCGGCGCTCTTGCGCAACACCAGCGACTCGCCATTCGGATCGAGCGGCAAGTCGACGGCGACAGCGGGCGCGGCGGTGGTGATGAACGGCTGGCCGAACGAGCCCGGCTGCAGGCGATACGGCGCGCCCGTCAGCGTCTGCAGGTCGGGAATCGTGCGCTGCGAAGGGAACGTATAACTACCCGGCGGGAGAACCTCGAGGCGATAACTTCCCGGCGCCACCAGCGGGAACCGGAACACGCCCGGCGGCAGACTGTACTGCGTGCCACCCTGATCGGTGACCGGCTGGCCGGTGACCATCTCGCCCGGATAGCGGCTCACGCCGTCGTCGCCGAACACCGCGGCGGCAAGACCTGTTGCGTTGTCGACCAGGCGCACGCGTGCACCGTCGATCGGTTGACCGGTCTGGGAATCGAATACGAGGCCGTAGGGATCCACCAGCGCGTCGGCCTGGGCCGCGTCGGTGCTGTCGGTCGGGTCGACATACGTCGCATCGATCTGCGCATTGCGCTCGACCTGCAACGCGCAATCGCTGGCGGCACTGTTCGCCGCGGTCGCGATGTAGCCGACGAACACGCCGGTGTTCGCGCCGGTCTCCGACAGGCGCAGGACCTCGGCGTCGCCGGTGGATTGCGCGCTCACGCGCACATCGACCGTTTCGATCGCGCCACCATCGCGATTGCGGTCGGCATCGACCACGCGCACGAAGATCGGATCGCCGGCATGCGCGATGCTGGTTTCCTGCATGGGAATGGGCTGCGACGGATCGAGGACCCCGTGGCCCTGCGGCGCCGGCGCATCCAGCGGAAAAAAGCCGTTGGCCGAACGGCATTGCGTCGGGCCCGCGGTATTGCTGCTCGAGCTGGCCGCTTCGTAGCGCGCGAGGCTGATGCTCGCGCGCGACGGCAGCGGTTGAACGGCCAGCGTGACTTCATTCGAATCGACGACGCGCGTCGCAGCCAACGCCTGCGCAGTGGACTGTGTCCCGCCCGCGCCGGGCGAAAAAGCCACGCTGCCGGTGTTTCGGATCAGCGTGCCGGGCGCCGTGACCTGCGCCACGGAAACCTGGCCCGCACTGAGACACGCGGCATATAACAGCGAAATTCGCAGCAACGATTTTGCGCGAGCCCTAAACGCGCCGAAGGCGGGGTAGCTAGTCGCTACCCCGCCCTCTGCGTGAGAGTACCCGTTTTTGCGGGCGTGGGACTTCGGTCGTCCCTTCGGGCTCCAGACCCGTTTACCCCGCTGCGTTGAAACTCATGTCGTCTGCTTGCCTTCGCGTGGCGATCTATCAGTTGATCGTCACGCGAAACTTCACGACGACCTGCGAACTTGCGGCCACCGTGGTGATCGCCGGCGCGCCCACCGTCAGGGTGATACCCGTGCGCACGCAGCCGTCGACGTTGCTGTCGACGCCACCCGCCTCGGCGATACAGAAGGTCGGCGCGCCCGCACCCACCTGGATGCTGACATCGCGCGAGCCCGTGTACTGGCCGGGAAACAGGTAGGTAGTCAGGGCCGGGACCGGATCGCTGACCGAGTTCAACGTCGCCGGCTGCGCGCCGGAGTTGACGACCGTGATGGTGTATTCCATGACCGCGCCCGGGATCGCCTTCGCGTTCGCCGAGACGAGGTTGAACGGATCGGAGATCACCACGCTGCTCTTCGATACCGCCAGTGCGGCCGAAGAAACCAGATAGGTGTCGTCCGCGGTCGCGACGCTGTTGCGCACCACGATCTGGATGCCCGCCGCGGTATCTGCACCCGGAGTCGCAACCCACGCCGGATTGCCCACAGCCGTATCACGCGCAGTCGCCGTCAAACGGGCCAATGCCGTGTTGGTGTTGGCTGCCGAGGACGGAACGTCACCGATCACGAAGACCGCGACCGAGGCGTTGCGCGCCAATGTCGGTATCGTCGAGGCGGTGTCGGTACCCGCTTCATAGGTGCCGTTGCCGTTCGCGTCGACTCGCAGGATATAACCCGGCGTGCCCGTGGCGGGCGGCTGGTTCATATCGAAGTTGTCGCCCGTGCTCGGGTTGACCGCCGCGAGCGTGAACGCCGAGGCAATGTTGCTGGTGTTGGTCAGCGTGAACACCGTAACCGCATCCAGCTGGCCGGGCGTCACGTTGACCGTGGTGCCGCCAGTGAGGTTGAGGTTGATCACCGTATCGACGAGAAACGTGGCGCTCGCGTTGATAGGTGTCTGGGCGATCGAGTTGACCGTGTAATTGACCGTCGCGGTGTTGACGACCGATGTGCCCGAGGCGGTGTTCTGTGCGAACGCCGTGCCGGACCAACCGATTGCCCCCAACGCAACGGCGGCGAGACCGAATCGCCGCATTTGCTTGTGGAACAGAATCATGGGTACTCCTCTCTACTCTCCAAGAAAAAACTAGTTCAGCAGCGCGCGAAAACTCGCGGCGGCCTGCGCACCGGGGGCGAGCGAACTCTTGAACGCCCAGCGGAAAAATTTGTATTCGTCGGGGCGCGCCTTGCGGCTCACACCGTTCTCGAGCACCGCCAGCTGATCGGCGTTGCCGAAAGTCTTGCCGTCCAGCGAATAGGCGACGTCGGCGCCGGTCGCCATCGCGGAGCTCGCGACGTAGCTCATGTGCTCCGGAATGACATTGCTGATCTCGATCTTGTCGACCGGCTGCTTGCAGACGTTGCTGGCGGTGGTCGTGTAGATGACCAGCGTGCCGGGCGTGGCCGTCGCGAGCGGCAGGAGCTTCGTGGATCTGACGCCCTTGGCGTCCACCACTTCCTTCTCGACCTCGGCGACCGACTTCACCTCGACGCAGTTCTGCGTCTGCGCGAAAGCCTGCAGGCTCACGCTGCAAGCCAACAATGCGGCGAGGCCGGCGAATTTCTGAATCCCGTTGCTCATATGTGTCTCCTTCACTGCGGACTTCCCGCTTTTCAGTTGATGGTCACGGCGAACGTGATCGTCTGCGATCCGCTTGCCTGGGTAAGGTTGCCGAGCGCCACGCGTACGCGGGCGGCCGGGGTCGCGAGGTAGTCGCCCGCGTCGGCGTCCGCGTTGTCGGTGATCGCGGCTGCATTGAGGCGCAACGTGCCGGGCACGTACGTCGTGTTCGCCGGAATGTTGTCGCTGAAGATCGGATTGAGCGCGGTGCCCGTGCCGGTAGCGCTGACCACGATCGAGTAGTTGATGCGGGCGCCGGGAACCGGGCGCGCGCCGCCGAACGGGTCGACCACGACCTGGGACTTCACGGCATTCACGGCGACACCCGCGACGAGATACTGGCCGGTGGCATCGCCGTCGGCGCCGGTGGTTCCAACCACGGCATCCGTGCCGCCAACGCCCTGGCCCGCGAAGGTGGTGCCTGGCGTGCCGGTACCGGTGCGCGCATCCGCCGCCAGGCGCGAGAAGCCCCGGTTGCCATCAACCACCGTGGCGGGGATGTCATTGACGACCATGACGGTGACGAACGCGTCGGCATTCAGCACCGGATCGTTCGTGCCGACGACGTAGGCCGTGTCGCCGGGCGAGAGATCGCCGCTCGCGTCCGTGTCGAAGTAGATAGAAGGTGTGGCGGCCGCCGGGTCGAACTCGTCACCCGTCAGCACGCTGTTCATCACCAGGCGGAAGGTCTCGGGGCCGTTGCCGGTGTTCGTCACGCGGTAGACGATTTCCTGCTGCGTGTCGCCGGCGCTCACCGAGACGGTTGGCGTCTGCAGAGTCACAACGACGTCCAGGATCTCGGCCACCGTGACGCTCACGGTGTTGGAGTTCGTGGTGCTCGTGACCGTGCCGACGCTGAAGGCGACCTGCGCGGTGTTGTCGATCACGGTGCCGGCCGGAACGCCCGTCGCCTCGGCAGGGTTGGAGCCGAGGGCCAACGCGGCTGCGAGAGCGCCGACAGCGGTGATCAAACGTAGTGACTGCAAGACGATTACTCCTCGAATGTCCTAATCCGTTGGCTACCCTTCCCGCGACCGATTGTGGGAACAGCCGTCAAACCGATGACGACTACGGGTTTGGATGATTCGTTGGAGGGCATAATAGGAATCGAGGGCCCTTGGCCACGTGACTGCGGTCACGCCGACCCCGTCGCCACTGGGATACGGATCACATATAACGAGTGCAGCCCGCCCCGAGATCGCCCATGGCAGCCAAAAGACCCCGCCAAGCCCGTGAAAATGTGACGGAAATCCGTTCTGCCTCCGGGGAGGCTGCGAACGAAAATTCCCCTCAAGATGGCTTCGCGCCGGCCGATAAAGAGGCGCAACCCGAGCTCGAACACGAAGCCGCGACAGATGCCGCCGAACAGATCCTCGGCGCAAATCCTTTGTTAGGTCTGGACCGCGAAGAGTTGTTAGTCGCCGGCAGGCGGCTGCTGCGGCTCATGACCGTCAATCCGCAGGTGCTGATCGAGGAAAACCTCGCCTTCGGCCGCGAGTGTTTCGCCATCGCCATGGGCCGATCGCAGATTGCCGCCGATCCGCGCGACCGCCGTTTCAGCCACGTCGTCTGGCAGAAGAGTGGTTACTACAAACGCCTCATGCAGGGCTTCGTCGCCTGGCGCGACATGTTGAATCGCGTGCTCGATCGCGCCGACACCAGCACCGAAGACCGCGAGCGTGCGCGCTTCGTCCTGCAGCTGTTCACCGAGACGTTCGCGCCGACGAATTCGCTGTTCGGCAATCCGGGTGCGCTGCAAAGGATCACCGAGACGCGCGGCAAGAGCCTGTTGTACGGCCTCACGAATTTCATCGACGATCTCACGAACAATTTCGGCATGCCGCGCCAGGTCGACGAGCGCAAATTCCAGGTGGGCAAGAACCTGGCGACGACTCCGGGCGCGGTGGTCTATCGCGGCGAGGCGTTCGAGCTCATTCAGTACACGCCGCAGACCGACCTCGTGCACCGGCGGCCGCTGATCATCGTGCCGCCGCAGATCAACAAGTTCTACGCCACCGATCTTTCGGCCGGGCGCAGCTTCGCCGAGTACGCGGTCCAGCACGGCATACAGACCTTCTGCATCAGCTGGCGCAATCCGACCGCCGCGCAACGCGACTGGAACATGGAGACCTACCTGTCTGCGTGCAAACAGGCGATCACCGTCGCGCGCGAAATCACCGGTGCCGACCGGGTCAACATGATGGCCGCGTGCGCGGGCGGATTCACGCTCGCGACTTTGTTGGGGCACCTCAAGGCAAAGGGCGAAGACACAGTCGAGAGCGCCACGCTGCTAGTTACCGTGCTCGACACCGAGGCCCCCACGTTGCTGGGCCAGTTCGCCTCGCGCTCCGGCGTCGCGGCCACCATCGAAAAGTCCCGCCGCAAGGGCGTGCTCGAAGGCAGCGAGATGGCGCGCGTATTCGCCTGGCTGCGGCCGAACGATCTCGTGTGGCTGTTCGTGGCAAACAACTGGGTGATGGGCAATCGCCCGCCCGCCTTCGACATCCTCTACTGGAATTCCGACACCACGCGACTGCCGGCGGAATTTCACGCCGACCTGCTGCGCATGTTCATGGAGAATCCGCTCAAGGTACCGGGGAAGATCGAAGCGCTCGGCACTCCCATCGACATGTCGAAGGTGGACGTACCGGCCTACGTGGTCGCGGGCATCACCGATCACATCACGCCGTGGCAGGCGTGTTACCAATCGAAGAATATCCTGCGTGGCAAAATCGACTTCGTCCTTTCCTCGAGCGGACACATTCAAAGCATCGTGAATCCGCCCACCAATCCAAAAGCCAAATATTTTCTCAATGCGTCGATGGCAGACGATGCCGAGACGTGGCTCGCGAGCGCCAGCGAACACCCCGGCAGCTGGTGGACTCACTGGAGCGAGTGGTATCGACAGCACGGCGCGGGCGAAGTGCCGGCGCCGAAGGTCGTCGGCAGCACGACCCATCCTGCGGGGGATCCGGCGCCGGGCCGTTACGTCCATCAGCGATGAGCAAACCCCATGTCGAATTCATCGAGGTCGATGGCGTCAACCTGCGCGTAGCGACCCAGAAGGGCCGCATCGGCCTGCCGCTGCTGATCTTCAACGGCATCGGCGCAAATCTCGAGCTGTGTTTCCCGTTCATGGAAGCATTGCCGGACAAGGAAATCGTGATTTTCGACGTGCCCGGTGTGGGCCGGTCCGAGATGAGCTGGCGGCCTCGCCGGTTCTCCGGCCTCGCTCGCCTGGCTAACAAGCTGCTCGATCGCCTCGGCTACCAGCAGGTCGACGTGATCGGCGTGTCGTGGGGCGGCGCGTTAGCCCAGCAGTTCGCGCGGCAGTACCCGCAGCGCTGCCGCCGCCTCGTGCTCGCGGCCACTTCGCCGGGGGCGATCATGGTTCCGGGGCGACCTTCCGCGTTGTCGAAGATGATGACGCCGCGCCGATATCTGTCGCCGACCTACATGCAGCAGGCGGCCGGCGACATCTACGGCGGTGAAGCGCGTCGCGATCCGAAGATCATGTCGGCGCATACCGCGCGGATCATCGCGCCGCAGTTCATGGGATACATCTATCAGCTCATCGCCGGCATGGGATGGACGAGCATCCACTGGCTCCACAAGATCCGGCAGCCCACGCTGGTGATGGCCGGGTCGGAAGATCCGCTGGTGCCACCCGTGAATGCGCGGATCATTTCCATGCTGATTCCCAACAACCGGCTACACATCGTGCCGGGCGGGGGTCACCTCTTCATGCTCCACTCAATAGATAAAGTGGCGCCAGTGGTCCGCGAATTCCTCGATTCGGGAACGCCTCTCAAGGTCTGAAGGACCGGCTTGACTTCATGGAGCCTCTTCGTATGATGCGTCGCAACATTGCTGCGACGCAGCACAGGAGACCCCATGAATTTTCAGGAAAAAGTGTTGGAAGCGACCGCCGAACTGCGCAGCCGTGCCGCCAAGCGCGTGGAAGGGCTGAAAGGCTCGCTGGCCACGCTGAGCGTGGCGAGCCGCGAATTCAACAAGGTTGCCCGCCGCCATGTCGCGCGCTTCGTCAAAGAGAACTCGACGATCGCCGTTGCCGCCGGCAAAGACGTCTCCGCCCTGGCGCGTACGACCTTCGCCACGCTCGCCAAGCGCCCCGCCGCCAAGACGACCCGCAAGCCGCCAGCGCGCAAGCGTTCGAGCGCCAAAGCCGCCTGACCGACCCCCCGTCGCGGGCTGCACAAGTCCGTGACAACCAGCGCGCCCCGTCCGCGGGGCGCGCTGTTCTCGCTGGGCATCCCGATTTTTGTTTTCGGTTTTTCCGGCTTATTCACAGTCCTGTTACCGCTATCATTTTTTCGATAGCCGGCGCTTTGTTCGCCGCTATACTCCGTTGTCTCGCCAGGACACAGGCAGACAAGTCGAGGACTCGTGATGGCCACTGCGCCGCAATCGTTCGCCGCCCTCCCGCAGATTTCCCCCGCAGTCGCCGATTGGGTCGAATCCGTTCGACAGCTAACCACCCCGGACAAAATCCAGTGGTGTGATGGCTCCGCCGCCGAATTGGCGCGCCTCAAGCAGACTCTCGAGAAATCCGGCGAGCTCAAGCAGCTCAACCAGAAGACCTTCCCCGGCTGCCACATCGCGTATTCGCACCCCTCGGACGTGGCGCGCGTCGAACACCTGACCTTCATCTGCACGACGAACCGCGAAGACGCCGGGCCTAACAACAACTGGATGGCCCCGGACGCGGCGCGCGCCAAGATGCGCGACCTGTTCAAGGGCTGCATGAAAGGCCGCACTCTCTACGTGGTGCCGTACTGCATGGGGCCGATCGATTCGCCCTATTCGCGCTGCGGCGTCGAAATCACCGACAGCGCCTACGTCGTCATCAACATGGCGATCATGACGCGTATGGGCCGCACGGCGCTCGAGCGGATCGCGCGCGACGGCACGTTCGTGAAGGGCCTGCATTCGATCGGCGAGCTCGATCCGAACCGCCGCTTCATCATGCATTTTCCCGAAGACCTCTCGATCGAGAGTTTCGGCTCCGGATACGGCGGCAACGCGCTGTTGGGCAAGAAGTGCCATGCGCTGCGCATTGCGAGCTGGCAGGCACGCGACGAGGGTTGGCTGGCAGAGCACATGCTCATCGTCGGACTCGAAAACCCGCAAGGCGAGACTCACTACATCGCGGCGGCGTTCCCCTCCGCGTGTGGCAAAACCAACCTCGCCATGCTCATTCCGCCGGATTCGATGCCGGGCTGGAAGGTCTGGACGGTGGGCGACGACATCGCCTGGCTGCATCCCGGGCCGGACGGCCGGTTGTATGCGATCAACCCGGAGGCCGGCTATTTCGGGGTCGTGCCCGGCACGAATCGCGCGACCAATCGCAATGCGTTCGACATGATCCACCGCGACACGTTGTTCACCAACGTCGCGCTCACCGCGGACAACGAGCCGTGGTGGGAAGGGCGCAAACTCAATACCCCCGTGCTCGACTGGCAGGGCAAGCGGTTCGACCCGGCGAGCGGCGGGGTGTCCGCGCACCCGAATTCGCGGTTCACGGTCTCGGCCACCAACAACCCTATCTACTCTTCGCATAGCGAAGATGCGATGGGCGTGCCGATCTCGGCCATCGTGTTCGGCGGCCGGCGCCGCGAAGTGGCGCCGCTCGTATACGAAGCCCGCGACTGGCAACACGGCGTGGTGGTCGGCGCATCCGTGGCGTCCGAGACCACGGCGGCCGCGACCGGCGCGGTGGGCATCGTGCGACGCGATCCGATGGCGATGAAGCCGTTCGCCGGCTACAACTTCGGCGATTACTGGGCGCATTGGCTCGAGACGGGCAAACGCCTCAAGAATCCGCCGAAGCTGTTCCACGTCAACTGGTTCCGCCGCGACGCCAGCGGCAAGTTCCTGTGGCCGGGATTTGGCGACAACCTGCGCGTCATGGAATGGGTGCTCAAGCGCTGCGCCGGACAGGTGGGCGCGGACGAGTCCGCGATTGGTTATCTACCGAAGACGGCCGACCTCAACCTCAAGGGCGTCGACATCAACGAAGCGACAATGCAGGAATTGCTCGCAGTGACCCCGGACGCCTGGCGGAAGGAAGTCGCTGAAATGCGCGAGTATCTGAAGGAATTCGGCGCGCGCGCTCCGGCGGAGATGTCCGCGGAGCTCGACGGGATCGAGAAGCGCCTGGGCTAGAGTTGGTGTCAGGTGGGACTTGCGGGAACTGGCGGCGGCCGCCAGTTCCCGCAAGTCCCACCTGACACCAACCCCTACGCTTCTTCGCAGTAGAAGCGGATCGTCAACGGCGAATCGCGCTCGGGGACCCGGCCGAGACCGATCAATCCTTCGCCCTTGATCTGCACGCTGTCGCGACGTACGAACAATTCTTCGCCGCCTTCTGCCTGCACGAAAGTCCCGTTGGTGCTCTGATCGATGAGCACGAACTTGTTGCGGTTGATCTCGATACGCGCGTGCAGCCGCGAGATGAGATTGCCGCGGATCACGAGATCGTTGTCGTCGGCCCTGCCGATCGCGACGTTCGGCCGCTGCTCGGTCAGCATCACCTCACCACCGTCGAACGTGAGCCGCAGGCGCATGGCGCGGCGGCCCTCCGCGGCGGTGATCGACACGGACGGCAACATGCTGGTGATGTCGTCGGTCTGCCACAACACTTCGAACAAAGTGACTTCGGCACCCTGCCCCTTGAGCGTCGCGACGTCTATCTGCCGCACCGCCGACTGCCAGTCCGGCGACAGCAACGCGACCATCGCTTCGGTCGTGATGATCTGGCCGGCTTTTGCCTGGCTCGTCATGCGATTCGCGGTGTGCACCGTCGAACCGAACACGTCCCGATTCTCGACCACCACCGGCCCCGCGTGGCAGCCGATACGGATCGCGACGTGGTGCCCTTCGGCCGTCAGGTCGGGATTGCCGGTAATGGACTTCTGCATCTTCGCCGCGGCATTCAACGCGTCGTTGGCCACGGCGAATGTGGACATCACTTCATCGCCCATCGTCTTGATGACCGTGCCGTGATGCTCTTCGGTCGCCTGCCGCATGATGTCGATGCAGGTCGCCACCACTTCGCGTGCGCGCTGGTCCCCGAGCTCCTCGTAGAGCCGCGTCGAGCCGACGACGTCGGCAAACACGATGGCGAGTTCGATGTCTTTGGCCATAGGGATCAAATGGATGAACGCGGGCGATTATACGCATATGACATAGAATGGCAGCCCATTCCCTGCAGGGTCCTCATGGGCAAAGGCCACATGACCAAACACAAATCCCGGATTTTGATCGCCTCGCTTCTCGTGTTCGCCGGCTTCGCGAGCGCGGCTGACAAGCCTCAGGCCTTCTCGCGCGCCGACCTCGCGAGCGCCAATTCCCTGCGAGAAAAAGCCCTCGCGGACACCACGGCCTATGAACTCGTCGAGTCATTGACCACCGAGGTTGGCCCCCGGCCTGCGGGTTCGCCGGGCGACAAGGCCGCGGTTGCCTGGGGCCTGCGCGAAATGCAGCGCCTGGGTTTCTCAAATGTGCATGCCGTCCCCGCAGCCGTACCTCATTGGGTGCGTGGCGAGGCGGAATTCTCGGTGCTCGCGCCCTGGCCGCAGGTCATGCCCGTACTGGCGCTCGGCGGCAGCGTCGGTACAGGTTCCGAAGGCATCGCAGCCGACGCGGTGATGGTGAAAGATCTCGCGGCCCTGGCCGCGCTGCCGGCCGGCGCCGTGAAAGGCAAGATCGTCTTCTTCAGCAATCGCATGGAGCGGACGCGCGATGGCGCAGGCTACGGCAAGGCCGTTGCCGTGCGTGCGCTCGGCCCCTCGGCGGCGGGTGCGCTCGGCGCCATCGGCGTCGTGATCCGCTCGATCAGCACCAGCAACAATCGCCTGCCGCATACCGGCGCCCTTCGATATGCCGCGGACCAGCCGCGTATCCCCGCGGTCGCGCTGTCGAACCCGGACGCGGACGCACTGGAGCGGCAATTTGCGAGCGGCAAATCCGTGCGCCTAGCTTTGAAGAGCAGCTCCCGAGATCTGCCGCTGGAGCAGTCCGCCAATGTCGTGGGCGAAATACCGGGCAGCGACCTCGCCCAGGAAATCGTGATCCTGGGGGCGCACCTGGACTCCTGGGATCCTGGAGTCGGTGCGATCGACGACGGCGCGGGCGTCGGCATCGTCATGGGCGCGGCCAATGCCATCAAACAGCTGGGGCTCAAGCCGCGCCGCACGATCCGCGTGCTGCTGTTCGCCAACGAGGAATTCGGCACCTCCGGTTCGAAGGCCTATCTAGAATCGCTCGGTGCGGATGCCGCGAACCACGTGTTGGGGCTCGAGTCGGATTTCGGCGTTGGCCCGGTCTGGCGGCTAGCTAGTCGCGTGGATCCGGCGGACCTGCCCGCGGTGGATCAGATCTTCCGCGCGCTCGCGCCCTTGAAACTGGTGCGCGGCAACAACGAAGGCGCCGGTGGCGCCGATCTCGAAGGCCTCGCCAGGCTCGGCATGCCGATCCTCGAGCCAACGCTCGATGGCACCCTGTATTTCGACATCCATCACAGCGCCAATGACACGATGTTGCAGGTGGACCCGGCGGCGCTGCGACAGAGCGTCGCGGCCTACGCCGTCGCCACCTGGCTGGGCGCGCAGTATTCAGGCACCTGGCAACGCGTGACCACGCCTAAGCCGCCGCGTCGCTGATCCGCTCGCTGGCTTCACCGGCCGCCAACAGCAGTTCGGCAGGCGCGTCCGGGGCGCGCGCTCCTTCGGAAAGCCGGCGGCGGAATTCCTTGGCGCCGGGCTGGCCGGCGTACAGGCCCAACATGT
This sequence is a window from Pseudomonadota bacterium. Protein-coding genes within it:
- a CDS encoding phosphoenolpyruvate carboxykinase (GTP): MATAPQSFAALPQISPAVADWVESVRQLTTPDKIQWCDGSAAELARLKQTLEKSGELKQLNQKTFPGCHIAYSHPSDVARVEHLTFICTTNREDAGPNNNWMAPDAARAKMRDLFKGCMKGRTLYVVPYCMGPIDSPYSRCGVEITDSAYVVINMAIMTRMGRTALERIARDGTFVKGLHSIGELDPNRRFIMHFPEDLSIESFGSGYGGNALLGKKCHALRIASWQARDEGWLAEHMLIVGLENPQGETHYIAAAFPSACGKTNLAMLIPPDSMPGWKVWTVGDDIAWLHPGPDGRLYAINPEAGYFGVVPGTNRATNRNAFDMIHRDTLFTNVALTADNEPWWEGRKLNTPVLDWQGKRFDPASGGVSAHPNSRFTVSATNNPIYSSHSEDAMGVPISAIVFGGRRREVAPLVYEARDWQHGVVVGASVASETTAAATGAVGIVRRDPMAMKPFAGYNFGDYWAHWLETGKRLKNPPKLFHVNWFRRDASGKFLWPGFGDNLRVMEWVLKRCAGQVGADESAIGYLPKTADLNLKGVDINEATMQELLAVTPDAWRKEVAEMREYLKEFGARAPAEMSAELDGIEKRLG
- a CDS encoding M20/M25/M40 family metallo-hydrolase, which codes for MTKHKSRILIASLLVFAGFASAADKPQAFSRADLASANSLREKALADTTAYELVESLTTEVGPRPAGSPGDKAAVAWGLREMQRLGFSNVHAVPAAVPHWVRGEAEFSVLAPWPQVMPVLALGGSVGTGSEGIAADAVMVKDLAALAALPAGAVKGKIVFFSNRMERTRDGAGYGKAVAVRALGPSAAGALGAIGVVIRSISTSNNRLPHTGALRYAADQPRIPAVALSNPDADALERQFASGKSVRLALKSSSRDLPLEQSANVVGEIPGSDLAQEIVILGAHLDSWDPGVGAIDDGAGVGIVMGAANAIKQLGLKPRRTIRVLLFANEEFGTSGSKAYLESLGADAANHVLGLESDFGVGPVWRLASRVDPADLPAVDQIFRALAPLKLVRGNNEGAGGADLEGLARLGMPILEPTLDGTLYFDIHHSANDTMLQVDPAALRQSVAAYAVATWLGAQYSGTWQRVTTPKPPRR
- the phaZ gene encoding poly(3-hydroxyalkanoate) depolymerase, which gives rise to MSKPHVEFIEVDGVNLRVATQKGRIGLPLLIFNGIGANLELCFPFMEALPDKEIVIFDVPGVGRSEMSWRPRRFSGLARLANKLLDRLGYQQVDVIGVSWGGALAQQFARQYPQRCRRLVLAATSPGAIMVPGRPSALSKMMTPRRYLSPTYMQQAAGDIYGGEARRDPKIMSAHTARIIAPQFMGYIYQLIAGMGWTSIHWLHKIRQPTLVMAGSEDPLVPPVNARIISMLIPNNRLHIVPGGGHLFMLHSIDKVAPVVREFLDSGTPLKV
- a CDS encoding alpha/beta fold hydrolase — encoded protein: MAAKRPRQARENVTEIRSASGEAANENSPQDGFAPADKEAQPELEHEAATDAAEQILGANPLLGLDREELLVAGRRLLRLMTVNPQVLIEENLAFGRECFAIAMGRSQIAADPRDRRFSHVVWQKSGYYKRLMQGFVAWRDMLNRVLDRADTSTEDRERARFVLQLFTETFAPTNSLFGNPGALQRITETRGKSLLYGLTNFIDDLTNNFGMPRQVDERKFQVGKNLATTPGAVVYRGEAFELIQYTPQTDLVHRRPLIIVPPQINKFYATDLSAGRSFAEYAVQHGIQTFCISWRNPTAAQRDWNMETYLSACKQAITVAREITGADRVNMMAACAGGFTLATLLGHLKAKGEDTVESATLLVTVLDTEAPTLLGQFASRSGVAATIEKSRRKGVLEGSEMARVFAWLRPNDLVWLFVANNWVMGNRPPAFDILYWNSDTTRLPAEFHADLLRMFMENPLKVPGKIEALGTPIDMSKVDVPAYVVAGITDHITPWQACYQSKNILRGKIDFVLSSSGHIQSIVNPPTNPKAKYFLNASMADDAETWLASASEHPGSWWTHWSEWYRQHGAGEVPAPKVVGSTTHPAGDPAPGRYVHQR
- a CDS encoding adenylate/guanylate cyclase domain-containing protein, producing MAKDIELAIVFADVVGSTRLYEELGDQRAREVVATCIDIMRQATEEHHGTVIKTMGDEVMSTFAVANDALNAAAKMQKSITGNPDLTAEGHHVAIRIGCHAGPVVVENRDVFGSTVHTANRMTSQAKAGQIITTEAMVALLSPDWQSAVRQIDVATLKGQGAEVTLFEVLWQTDDITSMLPSVSITAAEGRRAMRLRLTFDGGEVMLTEQRPNVAIGRADDNDLVIRGNLISRLHARIEINRNKFVLIDQSTNGTFVQAEGGEELFVRRDSVQIKGEGLIGLGRVPERDSPLTIRFYCEEA